The proteins below are encoded in one region of Limnochorda pilosa:
- a CDS encoding LacI family DNA-binding transcriptional regulator — MAPRLNDVARVAGVSPTAVSLVLRGEHGSRVSAETARRIQEAARRLNYVPNRMARGLVTRRSGMIGLWVPFHGPLLLNFFLGQLLAGVQHVAQERGFDLVLYSEPQEAGARYGSIPAQRLASSSVIDGLLLVSTRYTTPESLHGNLDRLAELGMPFVVANHWPPVSSRYSCVGIAEDERIRLALNHLVGLGHQRILLLGGDPSSVTAQKAWQAFREQARAQSVDREWYDTAGGRWYLEGGYDESRAYTAVFRKLLAGSQATAILAMSDEMAIGALRALRERGMRVPADMSVMGCDDIILASYVDPPITTLRSPAFQMGVTAAEILLAQLNGDSRPQQVMLHSELVVRASTGPYGQREESPEAPAAP, encoded by the coding sequence GTGGCACCCAGGCTCAATGACGTGGCCCGAGTCGCGGGTGTCTCGCCCACGGCGGTCTCCCTGGTCCTGCGGGGCGAGCACGGTTCCCGCGTCAGCGCGGAGACGGCCCGCCGCATCCAGGAGGCCGCACGCCGCCTCAACTACGTCCCGAACCGCATGGCCCGCGGCCTGGTTACCCGGCGATCGGGGATGATCGGCCTGTGGGTCCCGTTCCACGGCCCCCTGCTCCTCAACTTCTTCCTCGGCCAGCTCCTGGCCGGGGTCCAGCACGTGGCGCAGGAACGAGGCTTCGACCTGGTCCTCTACTCCGAGCCCCAGGAGGCCGGGGCTCGATACGGCAGCATCCCAGCCCAGCGCCTGGCCAGCAGCAGCGTGATCGACGGCCTTCTCCTGGTGAGCACCCGCTACACCACGCCCGAAAGCCTCCATGGGAACCTGGACCGCCTGGCCGAGTTGGGCATGCCCTTCGTGGTGGCCAACCACTGGCCGCCGGTCTCGAGCAGGTACTCCTGCGTGGGGATCGCCGAGGACGAGCGGATCCGACTGGCGTTGAACCACCTGGTCGGATTGGGGCACCAGAGGATCCTCCTCCTGGGTGGGGATCCCTCGAGCGTCACGGCTCAGAAGGCCTGGCAGGCCTTCCGCGAGCAAGCACGCGCCCAGAGCGTCGACCGCGAGTGGTACGACACGGCCGGAGGCCGCTGGTACCTGGAAGGCGGCTACGACGAGAGCCGTGCCTATACCGCTGTCTTCCGAAAGCTGCTGGCCGGCTCCCAAGCCACGGCCATCCTGGCCATGAGCGACGAGATGGCGATCGGTGCCCTCAGGGCGTTGAGGGAACGCGGCATGAGGGTGCCGGCCGACATGTCCGTCATGGGTTGCGACGACATCATCCTGGCCTCATACGTGGACCCGCCCATCACCACGCTACGTTCGCCCGCCTTCCAGATGGGGGTGACGGCCGCTGAGATCCTCCTGGCTCAACTGAATGGCGACTCCAGGCCGCAGCAGGTGATGTTGCACTCGGAGCTGGTCGTGCGGGCGTCGACAGGTCCCTACGGGCAACGAGAGGAGAGCCCGGAGGCGCCCGCAGCGCCCTGA
- a CDS encoding ABC transporter substrate-binding protein, with the protein MVKLRKWGLLAVALGAILVLGTGSAQAAGLVYSGWLGEEGQARASVQYVIERWNQEHPDQAARWEGWPFSQALNQMILRYNSGAPVDTAHINTDWLPVLVGAGALVDLRTVLDPAVFETFDPAALGAGTQDGVVYGLPRTIGSIAMISNPELLQKAGISRAPRTVKEFEAALAALRKADPDVIPYAFATDVGTLGKDFQMWLWTFGGRVFGDDGRVTIDGPEGVAALSWLKERVDRGEIAVGLSRFDARTLFANRRVGFYDDAVVAKGILRNQSGVASDGELLAFARPMARPVLEEDDPPAHLLWGHLLVVFDGPNAKAAARFAALAASTDAALVRYRNEGVPPATREALAAPEVKDDAWISGWVPALTRTARPAETEAFAQKAALEAIIAEEVQGALTGQKSVERALRDASRRLTEATRSK; encoded by the coding sequence GTGGTCAAGCTGCGCAAGTGGGGCCTTCTGGCTGTCGCGCTGGGAGCGATCCTGGTCCTCGGCACCGGCAGTGCACAGGCTGCGGGCCTGGTCTACTCGGGCTGGCTGGGTGAGGAGGGGCAAGCCCGGGCGTCCGTGCAGTACGTCATCGAGCGGTGGAACCAGGAGCACCCCGACCAGGCCGCCCGGTGGGAAGGCTGGCCCTTTAGTCAAGCGCTAAACCAGATGATCCTCCGCTACAACTCGGGGGCACCCGTCGACACTGCGCACATCAACACCGACTGGCTCCCGGTCCTGGTGGGCGCAGGCGCCCTGGTGGACCTGCGAACCGTTCTGGACCCCGCCGTCTTCGAGACCTTCGACCCGGCGGCACTGGGGGCGGGCACACAGGACGGCGTCGTCTACGGCCTGCCGCGCACGATCGGCTCCATCGCCATGATTTCCAACCCGGAGCTCCTTCAGAAGGCCGGCATCTCCCGCGCCCCGCGCACCGTCAAGGAGTTCGAGGCGGCCCTGGCAGCATTGCGCAAGGCCGACCCCGATGTGATTCCCTACGCCTTCGCCACCGACGTGGGCACCCTGGGCAAGGACTTCCAGATGTGGCTCTGGACCTTCGGCGGCCGTGTGTTCGGCGACGACGGGCGCGTCACCATCGACGGCCCCGAGGGGGTCGCCGCGCTGAGCTGGCTCAAGGAGCGTGTGGACAGGGGTGAGATCGCGGTCGGCCTCTCCCGTTTCGACGCACGCACCCTCTTCGCCAACCGCCGTGTCGGCTTCTACGACGACGCCGTGGTGGCCAAGGGGATCCTGCGCAACCAGTCGGGCGTCGCAAGCGACGGGGAGCTGCTGGCCTTTGCCCGCCCCATGGCCCGGCCCGTGCTGGAGGAGGACGACCCGCCCGCCCACCTGCTGTGGGGGCACCTGCTGGTCGTCTTCGACGGCCCGAACGCCAAGGCGGCCGCCCGCTTCGCCGCCCTGGCCGCGAGCACGGACGCGGCGCTGGTGCGGTATCGGAACGAGGGGGTGCCGCCGGCGACCCGAGAGGCCCTGGCAGCTCCCGAGGTGAAGGACGACGCGTGGATCAGCGGTTGGGTGCCGGCGCTCACTCGGACGGCCCGCCCGGCCGAGACCGAGGCCTTCGCCCAGAAGGCGGCCCTGGAAGCGATCATCGCCGAAGAGGTCCAGGGAGCCCTGACCGGCCAGAAGAGCGTGGAGCGGGCGCTGCGCGACGCGTCGCGGCGTCTGACGGAGGCCACGCGTTCCAAGTGA
- a CDS encoding carbohydrate ABC transporter permease produces the protein MSRRDERARARFGLLLAAPAVLIFVAIIGYPLVQSVITSLYDASLLRPGRAWVGLENFRSVLGGSTFWPILRATGVFVLGTTGLGVALSFLWALFLNESFPGRNVLRGLSLIPWIVPSTVGGFLWLWMFHGQFGVINGFLRTLGVLDRPIVWLASPAWAQAAVILARVWQAMPWYTLLLLAGLQGIDRQILEAARVDGAGNLRLVTRVILPQVRFILFLTTMLALIGNLQHFDLIWVMTGGGPGRATATFSVEVYQQAFQRWDTGTAAAIGVLWMGFISVVAFFYLRRLDVGE, from the coding sequence GTGTCTCGGCGTGACGAGCGGGCAAGGGCCCGGTTCGGGCTCTTGCTCGCCGCCCCCGCGGTCCTCATCTTCGTTGCGATCATCGGGTACCCCTTGGTCCAGTCGGTGATCACGTCGCTCTACGACGCGAGCCTGCTCCGCCCCGGACGCGCCTGGGTGGGCCTGGAGAACTTCAGGAGCGTGCTGGGCGGGAGCACCTTCTGGCCGATCCTGCGGGCCACGGGCGTCTTCGTGCTCGGAACCACGGGCCTGGGTGTGGCGCTTTCCTTCCTGTGGGCGCTCTTCCTCAACGAGAGCTTTCCGGGCCGGAACGTGCTCCGGGGCCTTTCATTGATCCCGTGGATCGTTCCTTCCACGGTCGGGGGGTTCCTGTGGCTCTGGATGTTCCACGGCCAGTTCGGCGTGATCAACGGGTTCCTCCGGACGCTGGGCGTCCTCGACCGGCCCATCGTCTGGCTGGCCAGCCCCGCCTGGGCACAGGCTGCCGTGATCCTGGCCCGGGTGTGGCAGGCGATGCCGTGGTACACGCTCCTCCTCCTCGCTGGCCTCCAGGGCATCGACCGGCAGATCCTGGAGGCGGCCCGCGTCGACGGGGCCGGCAACCTCCGGCTGGTCACCCGCGTCATCCTGCCCCAGGTCCGGTTCATCCTCTTCCTGACGACGATGCTGGCGCTCATCGGCAACCTGCAGCACTTCGACCTCATCTGGGTCATGACCGGCGGCGGGCCGGGGCGCGCCACCGCCACCTTCTCGGTGGAGGTGTACCAGCAGGCCTTCCAGCGTTGGGACACGGGCACCGCGGCCGCCATCGGCGTTCTGTGGATGGGTTTCATCTCGGTGGTCGCCTTCTTCTATCTGCGGCGTCTTGACGTGGGGGAGTGA
- a CDS encoding carbohydrate ABC transporter permease: MLEQKTWSYRIFMAVTGLSLGLFVLFPLYWMVVTSLKPLPEIFKAIPSFVPLHPTAGNYRAALFQTDLLVFLRNSLIVSSAASVVGIVVGVMAGYSFSKFRYVGRRPAMLMLLTAQMFPLAVLLLTLYPTFRSVGLTDSYAGLVLAYVTFGLPISTWMLKTYCDQVPDEMLEAARVDGASEGMIFTRVVIPVVTPGLVAAGVYTFVWAWNDLLYALTLITSSARRTIAPGLLGTYLGEVQSNWGGMMAASILVSIPVLVVFILVQRHVVQGLTAGSVKA; encoded by the coding sequence GTGCTCGAGCAGAAGACGTGGAGCTATCGCATCTTCATGGCGGTGACGGGGCTGAGCCTCGGCCTTTTCGTGCTCTTCCCGCTCTACTGGATGGTGGTGACCTCCCTCAAGCCCCTCCCGGAGATCTTCAAGGCCATCCCTTCCTTCGTGCCGCTCCACCCCACCGCGGGCAACTACCGGGCAGCGCTCTTCCAGACCGATCTCCTCGTCTTCTTGCGCAACAGCCTGATCGTCTCGTCGGCGGCGAGCGTGGTGGGCATCGTGGTTGGGGTCATGGCCGGGTACAGCTTCTCCAAGTTCCGCTACGTGGGCCGCCGGCCCGCCATGCTCATGCTGCTCACGGCCCAGATGTTCCCCCTGGCCGTCCTGCTGCTCACCCTGTACCCTACCTTCCGGTCCGTGGGCCTGACGGACAGCTACGCAGGGCTCGTCCTGGCCTACGTCACCTTCGGTCTTCCGATCTCCACCTGGATGCTCAAGACCTACTGCGACCAGGTGCCCGACGAGATGCTGGAGGCGGCTCGGGTGGACGGGGCAAGCGAGGGGATGATCTTCACCCGGGTGGTGATCCCGGTGGTCACGCCGGGCCTGGTGGCCGCCGGCGTGTACACCTTCGTGTGGGCCTGGAACGACCTCCTCTACGCGTTGACGCTCATCACCTCCAGCGCCCGCCGGACCATCGCGCCCGGGCTCCTCGGCACCTACCTGGGTGAGGTCCAGTCCAACTGGGGGGGCATGATGGCCGCTTCGATCCTGGTTTCGATTCCGGTGCTGGTGGTCTTCATCCTGGTGCAGCGGCACGTGGTCCAAGGACTCACGGCCGGTTCAGTCAAGGCTTGA
- a CDS encoding FAD-dependent oxidoreductase, with the protein MISNQAARTHRQSGLQADLLVAGGGLAGVSAAISAARNGLSVVLVQDRSVLGGNSSSEVRMHTCGADMLRDGLDNRESGIIEELRLEEAVRNPQRSPSMWDLILYEAIRREPELTLLLNTYVDGVEMEASGRIRAALATRPSTEERFRIEAPLFVDATGDGRLGVEAGAEYRVGREARHEFGESLAPEAADTKVLGSTLLLMARRHDRPMPFVPPPWIRRFHEEDLPHRPHVDYEYGYWWLEWGGELDTIRDNERIRDELLAIALGIWDHVKNSGLHPDSAPWALEWVGMVPGKRESRRFLGDHVLTQQDVQEAVLFPDRVAYGGWPIDLHPPEGVFSPDPPCVQHGLRQLYSIPLGSLYSRNVPNLFMAGRNISATHVAFASTRVMATCSVIGQAVGAAAARCLEEGLSPRELRNDPAALGRLQQTLLLQDAYLIGVRNEDPLDLARRASVRASSEASDAPAARVLDGVTRRTAEGSHYWQGRPEEEIDEAAARWLQTPRGSSPPERLARPRRLREPQWLELRWAEPVPLREVHLTFDTGLHRRLALSQSDSETALMIRGPQPETVADYVLKGTTADGRVVELARTEENYQRKRVHDLSAAAGTQRFTALRVEVLGTQGFPAARIFEVRVY; encoded by the coding sequence TTGATCTCGAATCAGGCAGCGCGAACCCACCGCCAGAGCGGGTTGCAGGCGGATCTGCTCGTGGCGGGCGGGGGGCTGGCCGGCGTCAGCGCCGCCATCAGCGCGGCGCGGAACGGGCTTTCAGTGGTGCTGGTGCAGGATCGGTCCGTGCTGGGCGGCAACTCGTCCAGCGAGGTCCGCATGCACACCTGCGGGGCCGACATGCTGCGCGACGGGCTGGACAACCGCGAGAGCGGGATCATCGAGGAGCTCCGCTTGGAGGAGGCGGTGCGCAACCCGCAAAGGTCGCCCAGCATGTGGGACCTCATCCTGTACGAGGCCATTCGCCGGGAGCCGGAGCTCACGCTGCTCCTCAACACCTACGTGGACGGGGTGGAGATGGAGGCAAGCGGCCGCATCCGGGCGGCGCTGGCCACGCGCCCCTCCACCGAAGAGCGGTTCCGCATCGAGGCGCCCCTCTTCGTGGACGCCACGGGCGACGGGCGGCTGGGAGTGGAGGCCGGCGCCGAGTACCGGGTGGGCCGGGAGGCCCGCCACGAGTTCGGCGAGTCGCTGGCGCCCGAGGCGGCCGACACCAAGGTCCTCGGAAGCACGCTCCTCCTCATGGCCCGGCGCCACGACCGGCCCATGCCCTTCGTGCCTCCCCCGTGGATCCGCCGGTTCCACGAGGAGGACCTCCCCCACCGGCCACATGTGGACTACGAGTACGGCTACTGGTGGCTCGAGTGGGGAGGGGAGCTCGACACCATCCGCGACAACGAGCGGATCCGGGACGAGCTCCTGGCCATCGCCCTGGGCATCTGGGATCACGTGAAGAACAGCGGCCTCCACCCGGACTCGGCCCCGTGGGCTCTGGAGTGGGTGGGGATGGTGCCCGGCAAGCGGGAGTCCCGCCGCTTCCTGGGGGACCACGTGCTCACCCAGCAGGACGTGCAGGAGGCCGTGCTCTTCCCGGACCGGGTGGCGTACGGCGGCTGGCCCATCGACCTCCACCCGCCCGAAGGGGTCTTCTCGCCCGACCCGCCCTGCGTGCAGCACGGGTTGCGGCAGCTCTACAGCATCCCGCTCGGCAGCCTCTACTCCCGGAACGTCCCCAACCTCTTCATGGCGGGGAGGAACATCAGCGCGACCCACGTGGCCTTCGCCTCCACCCGGGTGATGGCCACCTGCAGCGTCATCGGCCAGGCGGTAGGCGCCGCGGCCGCCCGCTGCCTGGAGGAGGGCCTCTCGCCCCGGGAGCTGCGTAACGACCCCGCGGCCCTGGGGCGGCTCCAGCAGACCCTCCTCCTCCAGGACGCCTACCTCATCGGCGTGCGGAACGAGGACCCGCTGGATCTGGCACGCCGTGCCTCCGTCCGAGCCTCGTCCGAGGCTTCGGACGCGCCCGCGGCCCGCGTCCTCGATGGGGTGACGCGCCGTACTGCGGAAGGGAGCCACTATTGGCAGGGCCGGCCCGAAGAGGAGATCGACGAGGCGGCGGCCCGGTGGCTCCAGACGCCCAGAGGCAGCAGCCCCCCGGAACGCTTGGCCCGGCCCCGGCGGCTGCGTGAGCCGCAGTGGCTCGAGCTTCGCTGGGCGGAGCCGGTCCCGCTGCGCGAAGTCCACCTGACCTTCGATACCGGCCTGCATCGCAGGCTTGCGCTCTCCCAGAGCGACAGCGAGACGGCCCTGATGATTCGCGGTCCCCAGCCCGAGACGGTGGCCGACTACGTGTTGAAGGGAACGACAGCCGACGGCAGGGTGGTGGAGCTCGCCCGGACCGAGGAGAACTACCAGAGGAAGCGGGTGCACGACCTCTCGGCAGCGGCCGGAACCCAGCGGTTCACCGCCCTGCGGGTGGAGGTGCTGGGAACCCAGGGCTTCCCGGCCGCACGGATCTTCGAGGTGCGGGTGTACTGA
- a CDS encoding IS1634 family transposase: MVSKQGVPLMGTIGDGNLSDKIWNREMIESLEQSFLDPRSVVYVADSSLVTAKNLQRMAQSKVRFISRIPETFKAAGEVKARAFAEDRWQAIGRLARTRRNGAFYHAVSYRHALAGGTYRLTVVRSSSLDKRKEKKLERLIRTEQEAMQRAARELMGRRFSCQADAEAALAAFQKAHEDALHTTRGLVIGYTEEKRPRGRPREGMVYPKETHYQVEIRLFAPSEEARKAWLERESAFVLISNLPEDEWSDTALLEEYKGQTKVEQGRPGAKDEVPLGLHLVAFPGKCLRDPALRLRGSQEARGARAVLRGQRDGARARPGQSDGS, encoded by the coding sequence ATGGTCTCGAAACAAGGCGTGCCGCTGATGGGGACCATCGGGGATGGGAACCTGAGTGACAAGATCTGGAATCGAGAGATGATCGAGAGCCTGGAGCAGAGCTTCCTGGATCCCCGCTCTGTCGTCTATGTGGCCGACTCGAGCCTGGTCACCGCGAAGAACCTCCAGCGGATGGCCCAATCGAAGGTCCGCTTCATCTCCCGGATCCCTGAGACGTTCAAGGCGGCGGGCGAGGTGAAGGCGAGGGCCTTTGCCGAGGACCGGTGGCAGGCCATCGGCAGGCTCGCCCGGACCCGGCGGAACGGGGCGTTCTACCACGCGGTCTCCTACCGCCACGCGCTGGCGGGCGGCACCTACCGGCTCACCGTAGTCCGCTCCTCGTCGCTGGACAAGCGGAAGGAGAAGAAGCTCGAGCGGCTCATCCGGACCGAGCAAGAGGCGATGCAGCGGGCGGCCCGGGAGCTGATGGGGCGGCGCTTCAGCTGCCAGGCGGACGCCGAGGCCGCCCTGGCGGCCTTCCAGAAGGCCCACGAGGACGCGCTCCACACCACCCGAGGACTGGTGATCGGCTACACCGAAGAGAAGCGGCCCCGGGGCCGGCCGCGCGAAGGTATGGTCTACCCCAAGGAGACCCACTACCAGGTGGAGATCCGTCTCTTCGCGCCGAGCGAGGAGGCGAGAAAAGCGTGGCTCGAGCGGGAGAGCGCCTTCGTCTTGATCAGCAACCTCCCCGAGGACGAGTGGAGCGACACCGCGCTCCTCGAAGAGTACAAGGGCCAGACGAAAGTGGAGCAGGGGCGCCCTGGGGCTAAAGATGAAGTACCTCTTGGGCTACATCTGGTCGCGTTTCCCGGGAAATGTCTGCGAGATCCGGCGCTCCGACTGCGAGGATCCCAAGAAGCGCGAGGTGCTCGAGCGGTTCTTCGTGGGCAGCGCGATGGGGCACGAGCTCGCCCTGGCCAATCCGACGGCTCGTGA
- a CDS encoding DUF4277 domain-containing protein, protein MEPRRERLVVRQGGAPALLARVCQQLRIRRIVNAMVGWDPKQCKASPGTLVVALILNMLVAREPLYKVKEFYRRRDLGLLFEEPVEVEALNDDALGRTLDRLAAIDLPQLVQSVGLSAVHLGEMEVRSIHADTTPVSVYGEFEPTPGDQKFVEAHPEKRLVKITHGQQAAPSRPQAVRLGADGLETRRAADGDHRGWEPE, encoded by the coding sequence TTGGAGCCGAGACGGGAGCGGCTGGTGGTTCGGCAGGGCGGTGCGCCCGCCCTGCTCGCCCGGGTCTGCCAGCAGCTGCGCATCCGCCGTATCGTCAACGCCATGGTCGGCTGGGACCCCAAGCAGTGCAAGGCCTCGCCCGGGACGCTCGTCGTCGCGCTCATCCTCAACATGCTGGTCGCCCGCGAGCCGCTTTACAAAGTGAAGGAGTTCTACCGGCGGAGGGACCTGGGGCTCCTCTTCGAGGAGCCGGTGGAGGTGGAGGCCCTCAACGACGATGCCCTGGGGCGAACGCTGGACCGGCTGGCCGCCATCGACCTGCCCCAACTGGTCCAGAGCGTGGGGCTCTCGGCGGTCCACCTGGGAGAGATGGAGGTCCGCTCCATCCACGCCGACACCACTCCGGTCTCCGTCTACGGCGAGTTCGAGCCGACTCCGGGGGACCAGAAGTTCGTGGAGGCCCACCCCGAGAAGCGGCTGGTGAAGATCACCCACGGCCAGCAAGCAGCACCGTCCAGACCTCAAGCAGTTCGTCTCGGGGCTGATGGTCTCGAAACAAGGCGTGCCGCTGATGGGGACCATCGGGGATGGGAACCTGAGTGA
- a CDS encoding A/G-specific adenine glycosylase, with the protein MTTQAVHEKMIHSMRDTSWRRKTTATVVYWFRRNGRHYPWRTSTDPFHVLLAEILLRRTQADRVVPTYLELTHRFPSPMAMARANPQSLRRLLQPLGLVRRADCIIETSRLLVRQHAGRVPRNLEALLQLPGVGAYSARAVLCTAFNDPVPMVDESSGRLMRRLMDLPGRGAAYADHRLRRAAEEFLPKHRSKEFNLGILDIAAAFCRPTKPLCKACPVAHLCEHSSRLSMAT; encoded by the coding sequence ATGACTACACAGGCCGTGCACGAGAAGATGATACACTCTATGCGAGACACCTCTTGGCGGCGCAAGACGACCGCCACTGTAGTATACTGGTTCCGCCGGAACGGACGGCACTACCCGTGGCGCACGTCAACCGATCCATTCCATGTCCTGCTCGCTGAGATTCTCCTTCGCCGAACTCAAGCAGACAGAGTGGTCCCCACCTACCTCGAGTTGACGCACCGATTCCCAAGTCCGATGGCGATGGCCAGAGCGAACCCCCAATCGCTGCGCCGCTTGCTTCAGCCCTTGGGACTAGTGCGCCGAGCGGACTGCATAATCGAGACGTCCAGGCTGTTAGTGCGGCAACATGCCGGTAGAGTCCCACGGAATCTTGAAGCACTTTTGCAACTTCCTGGCGTCGGTGCCTACAGTGCCCGTGCTGTTCTCTGTACGGCCTTCAACGATCCTGTTCCAATGGTAGACGAGAGCAGCGGCAGGCTAATGCGTAGACTCATGGACCTGCCGGGTCGCGGCGCCGCGTACGCTGATCATCGCCTCCGTAGAGCAGCCGAGGAGTTCCTCCCGAAGCACCGCAGCAAGGAATTCAATCTCGGCATTCTCGATATTGCAGCTGCTTTCTGCCGCCCGACCAAGCCACTCTGCAAGGCGTGCCCAGTAGCCCACCTGTGCGAGCACTCTTCCCGTCTGTCAATGGCCACTTGA
- a CDS encoding PD-(D/E)XK motif protein, producing the protein MTLVDLLRALVQRPTDHTYTIARIPCESEAYLGVDASGRPALFVPARGTHFRPALRTRSVALELSRDYRVIELGQEDGNARTVTLHALSCVTTDTKETDTFLHVLDGFLAEYGTRSDIDADLLTDFLGTLVSLFATTPGNDLAAERQGLWGELFVMHRVRGFQFWAPFWHKHSTDRFDFKEPRGRCCVEIKTGLGPRRVHRFSHHQLFPTSGEQIAIASVLVQEDPNGLTLARLICDARQSLRGTEAYITLERAVRRAGMDSPGERGPAYDVDAASTDLAWYWASEAPRFEMAEPPGVSGTQYRVDLDLAHRIDQTDLDAWLDTWSMGPGRTGAGDHAIRQPTPEPRDLARHSGTS; encoded by the coding sequence ATGACACTTGTTGATCTCCTTCGGGCGCTCGTACAGCGCCCAACAGACCACACTTACACTATAGCCCGCATTCCTTGCGAAAGCGAGGCATACCTTGGGGTAGACGCGAGTGGACGGCCAGCACTCTTTGTCCCCGCGCGGGGAACGCACTTTCGCCCGGCGCTTCGAACCCGCAGCGTTGCCCTAGAGTTGTCGAGAGATTACAGGGTTATCGAACTCGGCCAGGAGGACGGAAATGCCCGGACGGTAACATTGCACGCGCTGTCGTGCGTGACTACTGACACGAAGGAAACCGACACATTCCTCCATGTACTGGATGGTTTCTTGGCGGAGTACGGCACCCGTAGCGATATTGACGCTGATCTACTAACCGACTTCTTGGGGACGCTGGTATCGTTGTTCGCCACAACACCGGGCAACGACCTCGCCGCGGAGCGGCAGGGCCTATGGGGCGAGTTATTCGTCATGCATCGTGTGCGAGGATTCCAATTCTGGGCACCGTTCTGGCACAAACATTCTACAGATCGGTTCGACTTCAAAGAACCTCGTGGAAGGTGCTGCGTGGAGATCAAGACCGGGCTTGGGCCCAGACGAGTCCATCGGTTCTCGCACCATCAACTCTTTCCGACTTCCGGGGAACAGATTGCGATTGCGTCTGTCTTGGTCCAAGAGGACCCGAACGGACTCACCCTAGCGCGGCTCATCTGCGACGCAAGACAGTCACTACGTGGAACAGAGGCCTACATCACCCTCGAACGCGCCGTAAGGCGCGCAGGAATGGATTCACCTGGAGAACGAGGCCCAGCCTACGATGTTGACGCAGCCTCGACTGATCTGGCCTGGTACTGGGCAAGCGAGGCTCCGCGATTCGAAATGGCGGAACCGCCAGGAGTCTCGGGCACTCAGTATAGGGTTGATCTTGACCTGGCGCATCGGATCGATCAAACGGACCTAGACGCATGGCTAGATACATGGTCGATGGGTCCGGGCCGCACCGGAGCCGGTGACCATGCCATTAGGCAGCCGACACCGGAACCTAGGGACTTAGCTAGGCATTCAGGGACCTCCTGA